The proteins below come from a single Triticum aestivum cultivar Chinese Spring chromosome 5D, IWGSC CS RefSeq v2.1, whole genome shotgun sequence genomic window:
- the LOC123121207 gene encoding uncharacterized protein, producing MMEAAAATMLEAGVGRFRGPSLAALLAEMWAPLAVALAALATLPSLLGRLQVLILRLRSRGKEVISSHISTYYSSGDDESDSDGEGEDEDESSDEAATSSSGEEEAVRRIGYFEGAADGLDGCFPWGGAVVRTWQDLPRRFSGVGCGGGARFPSGGGVQAVRLWGASTASGEGSGQAWWDADDSGRGAVAEAAPVVLGWRREHAVRRRHRPVRVLPSAE from the coding sequence ATGATGGAGGCGGCCGCGGCGACGATGCTGGAGGCCGGGGTGGGCCGGTTCCGGGGGCCGAGCCTCGCAGCGCTGCTCGCGGAGATGTGGGCGCCGCTGGCCGTCGCGCTGGCGGCGCTCGCGACGCTGCCCAGCCTGCTCGGCAGGCTGCAGGTGCTCATCCTCCGCCTCCGCTCCCGCGGGAAGGAGGTCATATCGTCGCACATCTCCACCTACTACTCCTCCGGGGACGACGAGTCCGACTCCGACggcgagggcgaggacgaggacgagagcTCCGATGAGGCGGCCACCAGCTCCTCCGGTGAGGAGGAGGCTGTGAGGAGGATCGGGTACTTCGAGGGCGCCGCCGACGGTCTCGACGGCTGCTTCCCGTGGGGCGGCGCTGTCGTGCGGACGTGGCAGGACCTCCCGCGGCGGTTCTCCGGCGTCGGCTGCGGGGGAGGAGCCAGGTTCCCGTCCGGAGGAGGTGTGCAGGCAGTGAGGCTGTGGGGTGCCAGCACGGCGAGCGGAGAGGGCAGTGGCCAGGCGTGGTGGGACGCCGATGACAGCGGCCGTGGAGCGGTCGCAGAGGCGGCGCCGGTGGTCCTCGGGTGGCGGCGCGAGCACGCGGTGCGGAGGCGGCATCGGCCCGTCCGTGTCCTGCCCTCCGCCGAGTAA
- the LOC123124694 gene encoding uncharacterized protein, which produces MGSKRSPRAPAVVVVVVLLLFVLMPDEADAQVFCRSQFNLANEACSLRTYPGANPAVPPRRPLLLNASSSASGYELQAAGDEHSASGGHGGEHGSSHGSEHGGSHVRRRHGHQHHVGGADPYDTACCRRLMGIDNACICQAMSFLPQFMSRVKHSIKLTPVPGCDISFECAGVY; this is translated from the coding sequence ATGGGGAGCAAGAGATCGCCGCGCGCgccggccgtggtggtggtagtggTGCTGCTGCTGTTCGTCCTCATGCCGGACGAGGCGGACGCCCAGGTGTTCTGCCGGTCCCAGTTCAACCTGGCCAACGAGGCCTGCAGCCTGCGGACCTACCCCGGCGCCAACCCGGCGGTGCCGCCGCGGCGGCCACTGTTGCTCAACGCGTCCTCGTCCGCCAGCGGCTACGAGCTGCAGGCGGCCGGCGACGAGCACAGCGccagcggcggccatggcggcgagcACGGGAGCAGCCACGGCAGCGAGCACGGGGGCAGCCACGTGAGGCGCCGCCACGGGCACCAGCACCACGTAGGGGGCGCGGACCCGTACGACACGGCGTGCTGCCGGCGCCTCATGGGCATCGACAACGCCTGCATCTGCCAGGCCATGTCCTTCCTCCCGCAGTTCATGAGCAGGGTCAAGCACTCCATCAAGCTCACCCCGGTCCCCGGCTGCGACATCTCCTTCGAGTGCGCCGGCGTCTACTGA
- the LOC123121210 gene encoding pathogenesis-related genes transcriptional activator PTI6, whose amino-acid sequence MMLPSSRKVRISCCDPDATDSSDEDDRHAKKEKRMTMEVLVPMKTSGPLKSRKTLVPCGTKKSIGTEKKQPTSKYPGVRLRSWGKWAAEIRDPVSKTRKWIGTFTSEEAAAAAYVAERNRVRTEMLAIKSRSPPSDHEALSSEATVSCVSSSVSFGDQKAQEVHKLASMEIDPDTADESLLHCSPEPLGKEIQVDAFLGRMNVDESLVHCSSTPSDEEIPVDAFCSQMNELPPISDYVCTTDKLSLDDISRLADMFPVNDFVDTTGEPPGDDYIGLADISHLPMPMFELDAQLNWEGFDFASMERELEKL is encoded by the coding sequence ATGATGTTGCCTTCTTCGAGGAAGGTTCGCATTTCCTGCTGTGATCCTGACGCCACCGATTCTTCTGATGAAGATGATCGGCATGCAAAGAAGGAAAAGAGAATGACAATGGAAGTACTAGTTCCAATGAAAACCTCTGGACCCCTCAAGTCTCGAAAGACCCTTGTGCCATGTGGCACAAAGAAATCAATTGGTACAGAGAAGAAGCAACCAACCAGCAAGTACCCTGGTGTGCGCCTGCGGTCATGGGGTAAGTGGGCTGCAGAGATACGTGATCCCGTGAGCAAGACCCGGAAATGGATTGGCACATTTACCTCCGAGGAGGCCGCTGCTGCAGCATATGTGGCAGAACGGAACCGGGTACGCACTGAGATGTTGGCCATCAAATCTCGGTCACCTCCATCAGATCATGAAGCTTTGTCCAGCGAAGCTACTGTATCCTGTGTGTCTTCATCTGTGTCGTTCGGCGACCAGAAAGCACAAGAGGTACACAAGTTAGCGTCAATGGAGATAGACCCTGACACTGCTGATGAGAGCTTACTGCACTGCTCACCGGAACCGCTAGGTAAAGAAATCCAGGTAGATGCATTCCTTGGCCGGATGAATGTTGATGAAAGCTTGGTGCACTGCTCATCGACACCTAGCGATGAAGAAATTCCAGTGGATGCATTCTGCAGCCAGATGAATGAGCTTCCTCCTATCAGTGACTATGTTTGCACAACTGACAAACTCTCACTGGATGATATTTCAAGGCTGGCAGATATGTTTCCTGTCAATGACTTTGTCGACACAACAGGTGAGCCGCCTGGTGACGACTACATCGGGCTGGCAGACATCAGCCATCTACCGATGCCAATGTTCGAGTTGGATGCACAACTTAATTGGGAAGGTTTCGACTTTGCTTCGATGGAACGTGAACTAGAGAAACTTTGA